CCCAGAGACCGGTGATGTAGCGGAAGATATCGCCGTACAAGCTCGTCAATCTTTAGACAATGTAAAAGCGGTCGTTGAAGCGTCAGGCCTAACCGTACATGACATTGTCAAACTGACCGTGTTTGTCAAAGATATGAATGATTTTGCTACCATCAATACCGTTTATGGCGATTTCTTTGATAGCCACAGTGTGGCTAACTACCCAGCACGCTCATGTGTCGAAGTGGCACGTTTGCCCAAAGATGTTGGAATTGAAATCGAAGCAATTGCAGTTCGTAAGTAAGTCCATAGTATTAAACATTAAAAAAGGGTTGCCATTGGCAACCCTTTTTATTGTGACGTAACCCAACGCAGTAGACGAACTGCGTAGCCTAGCGTGGATTATTTATTTAATTCAGCCACTTCTGCATCTAACTCAGCCAATTTCGCTTTCATTAACGCATTACAATGTTTCGATAACTTACGCACGTCTTCTTTGGCATAATCATCGGTACTGACCGATGGCAAAATTTCGACGATCACATGACCGTTATTCCAACGGTTTAGCTTCAAGTTATGAGTTGAGCTACACACAATAGGCCCAACCGGAACATTCGCTGCAATAGCCGCATGAAAAGCGCCTGTCTTAAACGGCAACATACCACGTCCACGTGAACGAGTGCCTTCTGGAAACATCCACACAGAAACCTTGCTGTTCTTGATACTATTCACAACCTGATCAATCGTTCCTTTTGCTTTCGCTTTATTGGCACGATCAATCAAGATATTCCCTGTTAACCAGTACAGCTGACCAAACAATGGCAAATAAGCTAGGCTCTTTTTGCCCACCGTAACTACATTCGGTGTCACTGCACGTGAAACAGTAAACATATCCCAATTGCTTTGATGGTTAGCGATATAGACATGCTGACCACGCTTATACACATCGGCTGGCGCTCGAAAGATCAACTTAATACCAAATACCGGGGCGAGCGCTGCGAAAAAACGCCCAAAAGTAAAAACATGTTTTGGATTGCGTGGGGATAGTAAACAGTACCCACAACCAAATACAAACATGACGATAGCAAATAACGCTACAGCAAAGATACGAAGGAGTGCGATCATCGATTTCTCCAAAGGAGTAAGAACAAAAAAAAGCCGAAACTTGTTGTTTCGGCCACTAACTAAGCTTTATAGATGTAGAGTTTACCCTGCTTCGCTAATACGCTCAATATTTGCGCCC
This DNA window, taken from Vibrio palustris, encodes the following:
- a CDS encoding RidA family protein, with translation MTKVLQTESAPAAIGPYVQGVDLGNMVLTSGQIPVNPETGDVAEDIAVQARQSLDNVKAVVEASGLTVHDIVKLTVFVKDMNDFATINTVYGDFFDSHSVANYPARSCVEVARLPKDVGIEIEAIAVRK
- a CDS encoding 1-acylglycerol-3-phosphate O-acyltransferase, which codes for MIALLRIFAVALFAIVMFVFGCGYCLLSPRNPKHVFTFGRFFAALAPVFGIKLIFRAPADVYKRGQHVYIANHQSNWDMFTVSRAVTPNVVTVGKKSLAYLPLFGQLYWLTGNILIDRANKAKAKGTIDQVVNSIKNSKVSVWMFPEGTRSRGRGMLPFKTGAFHAAIAANVPVGPIVCSSTHNLKLNRWNNGHVIVEILPSVSTDDYAKEDVRKLSKHCNALMKAKLAELDAEVAELNK